The DNA region ATTGATATGCATTTAATGCATAATGATTTTTGTTCAAACGTCATTGCACATCATGGATGTAATTATGCATAAATGAAAATTGATTGTCTACAGTTCTAGATAAcagtgaaaaaaatactttaaaatgtgTACTTTTATTGCACTCTATCACCCTATTGATATCCCACTTGTGAATGTGCTTCAATATAAGCACACAGTATCTTAAACATTTCATActtgtattttaattgtattccCACTAGAAGCTTAACAGTACACACATATGAGTGATATGCATAATATGCATCAGTGATATGCAAAATCTAAAACAAATTGGTCTTGGTACATTTTTTGTTATGATCATAATAAAATGAACCAATGCTAAGGGAGAATGTTCTCTGATTTTGCAGTAGTCCGTAAGCATGGGAAGTTTCTGTCCTTTCTTCGGATGTTCTTCAACACTCGTCCTCCACGGAACCAGTTGAAACAGTCTGGGATTGTCAAGGAGAGGGTGTTCGGTTGTGATCTGGGGGAACACCTGCTCAATTCAGGGCATGATGGTAAATCAGTCTGTTCAATGTCATAGTGTTCAAGAAAAAAGCCAAATGACTTTCAAGGTTGCATAGgagtaatatcatttttatgacTTTCATCCTGTATATTTATTGACCTAAAGGTCTAGGTCACacttaagttttttttcctAACTATTTTCCATTCAATTAAGACaaaatgaacttttaaaacATGACACAGAGTTATGTTGACTGGCAAAATCATGAGTAATATTTTTTGAGATGTAGTATAAATATGTGCTAATTCTTTTGACTTTTCAGTTCCTCTTGTGCTGAAATGCTGCTCTGCATTTATTGAGGAGATGGGCATTGTTGATGGGATATACAGACTTTCTGGAATCACATCAAACATACAGAAATTAAGGTTAGTTCATTCTTTGTTAAGTAATCATTTGTCATGAATTGcgataaaaagtaaaaaaacaaaaaaacaaaaaaacaaaactgtaaGAAATGTATAACAGGAAGAGACACCCTATCAGATACACTTAAATCCCACCCTTTGCTAATTGTTTTCTGTTGACGACAGACTTGCTTTTGATGAGGATCGAGTTCCTGACCTAACAGAAGAGATATACCTACAAGACATTCACTGCATCAGCTCACTGCTCAAGATGTACTTCAGGGAACTCCCTAATCCTCTGCTGACCTACCAGCTCTACGACAAGTTTGCTGTAAGTCCACAAGTCTGCAAGTGTTTAATGCATGGTATAGACTCAGTTGAGATGAAGTTCACCTTGAATAGAGATGTGCAGAAGGCTAgctttttttgtaaacaaagatttgacttattatttttttgttgttggtttatttgttttattgataaacTGAAAAAACCATAAGGTGGAAATGTTATTTTGGAGCAAGGATTATTTTCTggattttgtatttgttttgaaCACTTGAGAGAATTAGATGATCCAATTTATGTCTGTTTATAGGACGCAGTGCGAGATGAAGACAATAAACTGTGGAAGATCCATGATGTCGTCCAACAACTTCCTCCACCTCATTACAGGTGTGTAACTTAACGAAGTCTAGATTTACAGTGCATGTACATTGAGTGATTCTGTACTCGGTTTATGTTGGATATCATATtagttatgatttttattttggtttccATTTCGTGTAAGTGTGTACTGTAATTGTTCTGCATTATACGATTTTCATTTACTTCCAGGACTGCTGAGTTCTTGATGCGCCATCTAGCAAAAGTTGCAGCATTTGGGAAGGAAACTGGTATGCATTCCAAGAATCTGGCCATTGTGTGGGCCCCAAATCTTCTCAGGTACAAGTGGTTTCAATTCTCTTTGATGTTGGCTCACATCTATTCCCTAATCATGCAGTAAGGACAGTACATTCACCCCTCACACTTTGTGTTGTAGGTCAAAGGAGCTGGAGTGTGGGGGAGGAGCAGCAGCCCTGCAGGGGGTGGGGATCCAGGCAGTCGTCACTGAATGCTTGATTGTTTATGCAGACCTTATCTTCAGTGACAAACTTCCATCATATTCCTCTCCAGAATTGAAACGTAAGGATTACTTTGCTTAAATTGCATAGCTAAGTATATTCATGTAAATGGAAGTAACTTTTAGAGAATAAAAGAAGGTAGGTTTcattttcatagaatttgaacaaactatTTTTAGCCTCAAGGAAAAAGCCAAGACCCAAATCTCTAGCAATTTCCACGCCCACAAAGTTGATAACCTTGGAAGAAGCAAGGGAGAGGGCCCTTTCGGCCAGTCTTCGTCCTCCACACCAGAAATACATTGATGTGGGCAGTGGGCCCAAAGGCTTACCTGAGAAGTACCACACAGTACTGGATCTACCTGGCTACAGGTAAGATATAGAGTATAGCATACATTGTGCTTAAAAGGACTTTTTATttcgttgatattttctttgattttgtatttaGGAAGACAAGACTTTTTAAGTTATAAACTTGAAAGCACAAGAACAAATTATCCATTGTTTGTTTGTAGGAAGAAGATGCCTCTTAAGGAGGTTGGAAATTTGAAAGCCAAAAAATCTCCTAGTGGATGGAGGTCCATATTTTCTAAGGGAAACCGACAAAGCAGCATCAAACACAAAAATCACAAAAGTGGATTATCACGTAAGAAGGACCTTCTGAATTTTATTCCTATATCAATTATTAatatgacctttttttttttttagattttttacaATTCACATTCCTTAAAAATCATTCAAGTATTGGAATATTTAGTTTGATATTTTCTGTGTAATGGCTTTGTAGAATCCTTGGGCACTGGAATGGAGAGAAAGGCCATCACAGAGGAGGATGTTCAGACCTGGAAGAGGAGGCGACTAAGAGGAGCGAAGAGTGCCGAGTCTCTCCTTGTCCTTCCTCAGTCCTCCTCCATTGACAGTACCAAGAGGATGTCCAGGCTTGTGGATGAGAACATGCTCATGAAAATGTTCCAAGGTAAAGTCAAATCTTCTTACTGTGTATATAAAGCAAGTTATTGTGTGTATTTTGAAGGAGATGCACACAGCTATGCTTTTAAAGAGttatcaagattttttaattttactgaaTCAAGAACTGTTAGGATGAAAATAATTGCTAGTTTGtgtagtttttagaagaaatataataaataattattatttttgtgtatgtgttaaaaaaaagattactgtggtttcatcaatattcgttgatcaccaattttcgtggatttcgttgtttagtttatccatgaaattaaattttcattgaaatgcaatttgtactaataatttgtattgatagggtcactggccacgaatttacgtatccgtgaaactgtgattttcattttatccacaaaaattgatacccttgaatattaatgaaactacaGTAATTGTATTTTTGTGTATGTTATAGGCAAACATTACCCTgtaattgtaatttttgtaaCTGTTTTAGAAGAAGAAGGCCGGCGACCTTTAGGTCACAAGAGATCTCTATCCTCAGAGTCCCCTAGGAGCCTCATGCATACAGAGGAGGCTGTAACCTACCCTAGCTACATTGTGGCTGGATCTAGAGAAATGGCAATTGATGTGTATGATCTGAAAGGTATTTGTTTTTGGTAGTTGTAATTTACCAGATATTTGAGtgaaatacaaattattttgagACATGTTGatgtaaaaattgtatatatgtgtCAATTGTTTTTGTAGATTGTGTTGAGAATGAAAACCCTGAGAAAAGGAAACAGAAGCAAACCTTTGTTCGTTCTGAGCCAAAGAGGAGAGTTGTATCACATAGGAGGACCCCCTCAGCACCTCTCAGTCCTAAACTTGATGACTCCCGCGAAAAAAGCAGGAGTCCAAAAATGTCAAAGCAAAAGGGCATCTCACAAAGTGTTATTGAAATAGAGCATCGAGGAACAGAGGGACTGAGAGAAAATCTTATGTCATCTTCCATTGACGCAGAAAAATTTGTGTTACACATGGATGACAAAGACTTGCTAAAACCAATCGATCAAAAGAGCAAAAGCCCCTCAAGTGACAGTCGGAGACTTAGGAAATCACCACAGAGAGATTCAAAGGAAATGTCTGCTTCTCCTAAAGAACAGAGAAAGACCTTAGACATTAGTGACAAACTACAGAGGAAGGACGAAGTGATCGATTTACCAGAGAGTCCTGGAGCTAGAAGGAAGAACTGGCTAAGCAGTTCATCTTCCACCCCCTCCACAACTCCAGATGAACCTCCATTACATCAGTATTTCTCCAGACATCACGACTATGCAGAAATCTCAAACAGTGAAAGTGAACTTATCGACAACATCCAGTCATCTTCTACCTTAAAGGCAGAGGAAAACGCAAACCGATTATCGGACAATTACGACAATGTGGATAATGCAATGTTTTTTCTTCCATCAGATGACACGGATCTACTGCAGTCCATTGATCAGGCAACACAGTCTATTAATCAAGCTTTGGACAACACTGTAACCTCATATTCCTAcagcgaaagtgaaacaaactTTTCCTCTGTGGAGTTTTCAAAGAGTAGAACTAATGAATGTTCTAGAATGTCGAAGTGTTTAAGTGTCCCCTCTGACATTCAAAAATCTCTTGAAAACCTAACCTCTGGAAGCCAAACTGACTTGTTATCTTCCATAACTTTAAGTGAAGTATCTACTTCCATAGACAGTTTCAGTCTCAGTGAGGAAACCAGTTCTGGTGCTGACAGAAAGCGTCGGAGTGCCTCACTGGACAGTCTGACCGAATCACCACTCACACGAACATTGATAGAAATCAATGCTCAGATAGACCAGGCCTTCAAGAACGAAGTCCAAAAAGCAAAGAAACTGAAAGAGGAAAAAAGTTTGTCAATCGATTCTGGTGACTTCAAGGAAGAGATTGCAACAAGTATGTATGAATCTGCCAACCAAGACTCAAATACATTCGTGGACAGACCTGCTGCTGAAGTACAAGTTGTTGAAACTCCAAGATTAATTCGTGCTCCATTACGTAGTGCCAAAGACCAAAACTTTTCATTAAATGTGGGGAAGTCTGCTGAATCTACAAACATTTCATCATCATATCAAACCAAAACACACACTCCTGAGGAGCATTTAGTTGCTTTTTCCTCTGTACAGCAAGTTCACAGTGCTTCATCAGAATCCAGAATAATCTCACCCCAAGAATCTCCCAAGCAAAACCTAAAAGGATCTGCCTCATCCCTCATTTCTATGTCACCTTTGTCGAGTCCAGTCATGGCAAGGACAGGAAGTTCTCCCATGTCAAGTCCTGTTCAGAGACGCCCAAAACGTTCACAACCAGACACCCCCACCCAGCCCTGGGCCCAAGACAGTCCAATCTCTAGTCCTGGTGCTGCTCAGGGGGGTTACGTTTCACCATTAATGAGTCCAGCTAGCTCAGACCAATCCTTTGATTACGATTCTCAACAGAGAAAAATGCTGTCCAGGAGAGGAAAAGTGACTTTTGATTTGTCTGATGATGATCTCTATTTTCTTTCACAACAAGGAAAGAAGAGAGAAACACTTAAAAGATCTGACTCTAATTCATCCTCTTCAACTGTATCTAGTCTTTCGAGTCCAGAGGCCCGGGTAAAACAAACCTCCAAACCTGACAATTCTCCTTCTGCAATTCCAAAGCAGTCAGCTAAAAGAGATTTTCCACATTTATTGCTCTCTTCCTCAAACACTGATACAAAATCCACTTCTAGTCCACGTTCTCCTCGCAACCAGCCAAGATGGGAAGATTTGGCTGGGCTTAACCAAGATTTTCGAGCAATGGCTGGTTTAGATAAATCATCCAACAAACCACAAGGAAAATCAAAAGAAGGGAAGTCAACTACACCACTGACAAAATCTTCATCAAACCATGAAAACTTAGATTCTTCTTTTGACAAAAAGATTCATGACCTTTCCAATTTTAATGAACTCTGGAAAACCCAGCTTGCACCAACTGGTGATGTGTGTAGATTAACTGATAATAGAGACAATGGTCATGGTGGGAATAAACACCAGTTAAAGAGATCTGTGACATTACCAGCTTCCATGGAAGTGCCGCAGACATTTGACCAGAGGGACCACAGCCCAGAGTGTAGCACAGAAGAAAGGACTGTCGTGGAGCATAAACCAATGATCAAAAAAAGTTTGACAGACTGTGATCTCCCTCAAATAAAACACTGTAGTATTGTAACACAGGGAAGCACAGACACTTCCTCAAGTTCTGAAATGCATTTATGTGAATCTGGAGCAAGTCTTGTGGTGCATGAAGAAAACAGTATGGATAGTCAAGTGAATATATGTAGGAGTGAAAGTTACAACCTAGCTGTGGGACATTCAGTGGGAAGAAATGACATCCAGGACAAGgagcaaacaaacaaaccagCACAGATTGGAAAGAAAATCAACAAAACCCACAAGGTTGATGGGAAAGATGTTGTATTGAATATGCCAGTTCTACCCCCTTTGGAGTTGTCTGGATTCCCCAAGTTTGAAAACTCAGATCAAGTTCCCATAACTGGTGCTTCCAAGCTAAGCtgtgataaaaatgaaaaagctGGCAATTGCAATGATTTGTTGGGAGGTGAAGCAAGCTTCCCTGTAAACTTGTCTGACAGTTATTATGACAATTCAGATATGAATACATATGGAGGCGACAACTCTTTAAATGATACAAATTCATTTGGAGGTCATAGCAGTATGATGGATGAGATTGACATCAATGAAAGTTGTTTTGGAATTCCAACACATCAGAATCTCAGCAATGAAATAAGAGAGAAAATGCAAGATCGATTCAAAGTGAAGGATCATAGCTCTACATTTAATGACACCATACAACCAGGACTTAATGTTCGCGAATTCCCAGATCACATGGTAATCGATGAAAATTACGACCATCCTCATGGAATGGACGTTGATGCTTCAGTGCTGGCTACTGGGTACACATCCATAACCAGACCAGCAGAAGACATTCAGATGTTGTCACAAGGGCCACTGATCACTGCAGAACCGTTTGTGGTTGAACAGATTGAACCAGTTAGTCAAATGGTTCATCCCATTGATAATTCTGAGGAAGAGGCACAGAATGCAATCAATGCAGACAAAGAGTTCAATATGACACTTCAAACATCATTGAATCAGAATGCCTTCTTTAAACCTTCGTGTGACAGAGAGACTGCCATGGAAACTGACATCTGCAGCAGTGTCAGTGGACCACTTCCTCAGCTTCCCCCTCCAGAACAGGAGTTCCTAGAAGTTCGTAGACCACGTGTCATGAAAACTAAATCAAAAACTCTCTCAAGTGAAGGGAGTTCAGAGAAAGGTGAAAACGAGGTGATAGTGGAGCATAGAGcaagttttaagaaaaaagcCCCTGTTCCTCTGCCAACCTCCAAATCAAGAAAAGAGTGCAAACAACCAATGGAAGCACTTGATTTCTCTGACTTGAATGATGATGTTTTTGTCGATGATGTAAAGTCAAATATAACCAGTAGCAAATTAGTTAGTCGTGTTCATCATAAATCTGTAGCAGAAAGATGTGTTGGAAATTTTCCAGCTTTAGAAGAGCCCCCTAACCGTAGTTCTCTGGATGAATCTGTCCTGCAGATGGCTTCATCACGTCATGATGATTTCACAGAGGAAGACGGTCAAACAGAAGATGTCAGGTTTACAAAAGCTCACAAGTCAACAAAGTTGCAAAGTCTTAAGGAACTGTTTGAAAAGTCATGTAAAGAAAGtgcagaaaaattcaaaatggccAGTACTACATCTCAAGAAAATTTAGTTTGCTTGCCGACCCCAGAGTCCCCTCAAGACACAAGTAGAATTGTGAATGCTAGAGCTTCGTTTGGAAAACAGAAGTCTTATTCACAGATTGAGCAATCAGGATTTGAACAGATTGGTGCATGTGGTCCTGCATTGGATAATTTCAATGTCCCAGGAAACAGGAGAAGCATTTCGACAGATGTGGGTTATGAATtccaaatttcaaaaaatattggaataagaagtgaaaaaattgataaatctgTTGCAATAGGGAAGCCTCCTAAACATAGGAGTGTTTCAAAGACAAGGACTGGTAGTGAGTCATCCATGTGCGAGTCTGACATGAGGACAAGGTCTTCTCGATCTGTTGATGGATCTCCAAAGTTTGCTCGAGAGGGATCTCTTAGTTCAAAAAGTTCGCCAAAATCTCAGAGAGACTCCTCTCCCTTTAGCCAAATTTCATCAGATGACTCCCCTCGAGGAATTCGTCGGTGTTCCGAAGAAAGCTCACCTCGAAGTATTCGGCATCAGTCTTCCGAGGAAAACTCACCCAAAATTCTAAGGGTCAAATCTGATGGCTCTCCCAGGGGAACAAGGCATGTTTCCTTTCAGAGCCACAATCAGTCTATAACAACCTCACAAGGTGCGTCTGGGAGTGGCGTGGTGGTGGTTAGCTCAGAGAAAAACGAAAGAATGACCAAGTCATGTTCAGTGTTAAACACTTCACCCCAAGGTGCATCCAGAGGTAGTGGTCCAGAGGATGTGATGAGCAGGTCTCTGACATTAGAACATTCTCATTCTCTAGAGGAAGCCACATCTCATCTCAAAAGAAGAGGGAGCATTAAAGAGCTCATGCATTTTTTCGAAAGTAAGCAGGAAGGGATTGATGAAGAACCACGACAGGTCGGTCGACAGCGTGTTCACAGTGTTTCGCCAACTTTAGGACTAAGACAATCCAACTCGCGATCTTCTGAATCTTTGACCCTTGTTAATGTCCGTCATAGTTTAGAGTTGCCATCATCAAGTGGTCTATCAACCCTGGAGGGGATGTCGAGACCACAACCAGTTCGAATGGGTCCTAAGCCATTTTACAGTGTCAAAAACAATTGATTTCAAGTGCTTTGTACAATGCATAAAAATAGGGTTTCAATCTGAAATATTACTTAGGGACCACACCTAATCAATATAGCAATAATATTTTCCTTGATATtctcattaatatgaatttccTAGAActgatacatttttaaaatcattaaaacacAAGTTGTGTGGCAATGTGCAATAGTGAAGTTTTAGAAAGCAGcattttttactgtttttacaCCCATTCCAACTATGATAACATTGACATAGTACAGTTTATTTCCTTTGgcttcatttatatttttctttgatggtTAGTTTATTGTGCAGTATTATTTTTGGGTAtttaaatttcagtttttaactGTCTTTTGAGTTGATGATTATGTCATAAGTCAGAAAGTAGACCATGCACTGCCATGTAGGTAATTGCTGTAAATGCCACTTCATCTTTATAGTAGAGTAACTGTGTAGGAGGCTAGCTGGACTTTCACATGACAGCTTCTGTATccagtgtatatatacatgtatacaacatgATAGATATTTGCCATGTATTCTCTCTAgtcagtatttatttattttttgtttatgtgtATTTGTTAGCAACACTCTTATAGAACTATGTGAACGTGGTATTTTGccctatgtatatataatgtaaaaataccCTCTTCCTAATAAATCCTTTGTATTTGTGATCACATGCAGATGGTTGTATTGAGCGGTTGTAAATCCTGCTCACAAATGAAAGAGTAAAAAGTCATTATCTGAAAAGAATCCTATCATTTCCTCCCCCTGGTAGCTCAgatcaaatactagtataaaCGGGAGTTCCTTACCATAATGAAATTGTCTGTCATCATCAGATAGTTTATTCTAGTTGGTTGATTTAGTGTGCTTTTGTTCATTGGTCATGTGTGAGAGTTTTCCCCCTTCCTGTATTACATGTGattgtatgtttattttctgcACTTCCATGTACTATACCTGTATTTGTATGGGTAAAGATTCTCAAGTGCTTATGGCAGGGTCCCAGTGTAAAAGATTGGGATTTTTagcataatatttattttttattccatATTTCATTATCAGAATGTGTAAAACCTCACAAACAGGCAATAAACTGGTGATTAATAAATATTGCAAAACATTACCTGTGTGCatttgtattactgttatatGATTTTTGATTAGTTAAAGTGATTAGTTGCATACACCTAAAATACTGTCTCACTGTAAAAAGTTACATGAAACAATCAGCTGAAATTTGgagttatagtctgtcccaagatatttatgcaacacatttggacgatttttaatgaaatacacatacctgtgaaagaagtgcaattgaaatagttgaaagggataatttcattgacacattatcatctttcactcagaaaaattcacaggaacgaaaactgATTCCTTACAGAATTTATAATGGGGaaagtttacatcttttctccattcggaatacatcgcacaatttttcaatgttaacatctgggcttgctgcaatgcaaaatccccatagacatcacattttttagcattgtattgaaacgtGATAAGCTAACGGGGGCTTTTcaactgagaaatcttggaaatttttcatacttttgaacaTCGTTTGATGCCCAAAGGATTTAAATACAAACATCGaacaattaagcaaaatgtgactCCAGGATATCTTTGGACAGAGTATGGCTGTCAGTAGAATAAACTTTTCGCCACATGGAAATTTCAGGATAATCTTATGGTCTTGAAGTATTGTTTGAACATTTCTCCACCTTGAAGGCTATACAATGTACGGTACTGCAAAATCCAcattaactaatttttttatttctcgtATTTAAATTATTGCtcttttacaaaattttcatttcctgCCAATGCCTTAATAATCCACAGAACAATTTGATTAAATCTGGTTTCTGTCATCACATTCTGTTTTTGAACCTGCTCATTAGATgtaatggaaaaaaatttattcGTAAGAAACTATTGTTCTAAGATGTAATGACATTGCTCAATACTCTACGTGTATCAAAGAATTACCaagtataattattaatttc from Crassostrea angulata isolate pt1a10 chromosome 7, ASM2561291v2, whole genome shotgun sequence includes:
- the LOC128192064 gene encoding uncharacterized protein LOC128192064 isoform X2 — protein: MCAAMVLDQLLVLLWCKSEKDGTPVKTGVNRNVRVDEDDNQPYRKCSTATIRSEGTGTQYYSKHGGIQHMYDSSDTSSLDSFKSNSSCMRIRRVSSSVDGSTRFPRLQECAHFHYDVVELPNFQACLSDEEQENFHHVVGEEEGGAFLIKITCGNKCWMVKRTLKNFCMLDRQLHKCIFDRKFSRLPELQKSDEEKSPKEMELFLQAYLKRFSDIAGSMINCGSVLNWFEIDNRGNRLLVVDDSGINTPAIAAAHAVKRYTSQAIDEISLEVGDIVSVIDMPSTDDTIWWRGKRGFEVGFFPAECVEVIGDKIPASVQSMVPLNSNSKKPLVRKHGKFLSFLRMFFNTRPPRNQLKQSGIVKERVFGCDLGEHLLNSGHDVPLVLKCCSAFIEEMGIVDGIYRLSGITSNIQKLRLAFDEDRVPDLTEEIYLQDIHCISSLLKMYFRELPNPLLTYQLYDKFADAVRDEDNKLWKIHDVVQQLPPPHYRTAEFLMRHLAKVAAFGKETGMHSKNLAIVWAPNLLRSKELECGGGAAALQGVGIQAVVTECLIVYADLIFSDKLPSYSSPELKPSRKKPRPKSLAISTPTKLITLEEARERALSASLRPPHQKYIDVGSGPKGLPEKYHTVLDLPGYRKKMPLKEVGNLKAKKSPSGWRSIFSKGNRQSSIKHKNHKSGLSQSLGTGMERKAITEEDVQTWKRRRLRGAKSAESLLVLPQSSSIDSTKRMSRLVDENMLMKMFQEEEGRRPLGHKRSLSSESPRSLMHTEEAVTYPSYIVAGSREMAIDVYDLKDCVENENPEKRKQKQTFVRSEPKRRVVSHRRTPSAPLSPKLDDSREKSRSPKMSKQKGISQSVIEIEHRGTEGLRENLMSSSIDAEKFVLHMDDKDLLKPIDQKSKSPSSDSRRLRKSPQRDSKEMSASPKEQRKTLDISDKLQRKDEVIDLPESPGARRKNWLSSSSSTPSTTPDEPPLHQYFSRHHDYAEISNSESELIDNIQSSSTLKAEENANRLSDNYDNVDNAMFFLPSDDTDLLQSIDQATQSINQALDNTVTSYSYSESETNFSSVEFSKSRTNECSRMSKCLSVPSDIQKSLENLTSGSQTDLLSSITLSEVSTSIDSFSLSEETSSGADRKRRSASLDSLTESPLTRTLIEINAQIDQAFKNEVQKAKKLKEEKSLSIDSGDFKEEIATSMYESANQDSNTFVDRPAAEVQVVETPRLIRAPLRSAKDQNFSLNVGKSAESTNISSSYQTKTHTPEEHLVAFSSVQQVHSASSESRIISPQESPKQNLKGSASSLISMSPLSSPVMARTGSSPMSSPVQRRPKRSQPDTPTQPWAQDSPISSPGAAQGGYVSPLMSPASSDQSFDYDSQQRKMLSRRGKVTFDLSDDDLYFLSQQGKKRETLKRSDSNSSSSTVSSLSSPEARVKQTSKPDNSPSAIPKQSAKRDFPHLLLSSSNTDTKSTSSPRSPRNQPRWEDLAGLNQDFRAMAGLDKSSNKPQGKSKEGKSTTPLTKSSSNHENLDSSFDKKIHDLSNFNELWKTQLAPTGDVCRLTDNRDNGHGGNKHQLKRSVTLPASMEVPQTFDQRDHSPECSTEERTVVEHKPMIKKSLTDCDLPQIKHCSIVTQGSTDTSSSSEMHLCESGASLVVHEENSMDSQVNICRSESYNLAVGHSVGRNDIQDKEQTNKPAQIGKKINKTHKVDGKDVVLNMPVLPPLELSGFPKFENSDQVPITGASKLSCDKNEKAGNCNDLLGGEASFPVNLSDSYYDNSDMNTYGGDNSLNDTNSFGGHSSMMDEIDINESCFGIPTHQNLSNEIREKMQDRFKVKDHSSTFNDTIQPGLNVREFPDHMVIDENYDHPHGMDVDASVLATGYTSITRPAEDIQMLSQGPLITAEPFVVEQIEPVSQMVHPIDNSEEEAQNAINADKEFNMTLQTSLNQNAFFKPSCDRETAMETDICSSVSGPLPQLPPPEQEFLEVRRPRVMKTKSKTLSSEGSSEKGENEVIVEHRASFKKKAPVPLPTSKSRKECKQPMEALDFSDLNDDVFVDDVKSNITSSKLVSRVHHKSVAERCVGNFPALEEPPNRSSLDESVLQMASSRHDDFTEEDGQTEDVRFTKAHKSTKLQSLKELFEKSCKESAEKFKMASTTSQENLVCLPTPESPQDTSRIVNARASFGKQKSYSQIEQSGFEQIGACGPALDNFNVPGNRRSISTDVGYEFQISKNIGIRSEKIDKSVAIGKPPKHRSVSKTRTGSESSMCESDMRTRSSRSVDGSPKFAREGSLSSKSSPKSQRDSSPFSQISSDDSPRGIRRCSEESSPRSIRHQSSEENSPKILRVKSDGSPRGTRHVSFQSHNQSITTSQGASGSGVVVVSSEKNERMTKSCSVLNTSPQGASRGSGPEDVMSRSLTLEHSHSLEEATSHLKRRGSIKELMHFFESKQEGIDEEPRQVGRQRVHSVSPTLGLRQSNSRSSESLTLVNVRHSLELPSSSGLSTLEGMSRPQPVRMGPKPFYSVKNN